A window of Mucilaginibacter paludis DSM 18603 contains these coding sequences:
- a CDS encoding glucuronyl esterase domain-containing protein, whose protein sequence is MKMYFYLCLLTVAQASAQQVIVPAGNYPPPVIFTQEQDKQNMMDQLGIKALRPGPSGDEKAPNHANTDEALANPYPNLPDPLVLKNGKKVTTPAMWFNQRRPEIVEDFEREMYGRVPKSTPKVTWTVKTIDHEMVGRAPVTVKELVAHVDNTEYPLINVNITMTLVMPANAKGPVPLLMMFSPGRFPAPSQPNRDQVIKINEALKAVLLKTDPSLKAVFEEHPLYNPYTVPDPPNPFAFARQPAPKISPNIPGVAGENYDQPSTDQLIADGWGYAQINPKSIQADNGAETTRGIIGLVNKGQPRKPDDWGALRAWGWGAGRGLDYLETNEPMVDAKHVGIEGVSRYGKAALVTMAYDQRFYMVLVGSSGEGGAKLSRRNWGEMVESLSGGAHYWMAGNFMKYAAAESKFGSMNPGDLPVDAHELIALCAPRLTFISYGIPGKGDAHWLDHQGSYMATVAAGSVFKLLGVKDIGVSNDYHTEKMPPVNTGLLDGQLAWRQHDQGHEDHANMKYFIAWADKNMNRTSVAANTAR, encoded by the coding sequence ATGAAGATGTATTTTTATTTATGCCTGCTGACCGTTGCTCAAGCATCAGCCCAGCAGGTTATCGTGCCTGCCGGAAATTATCCGCCGCCGGTTATATTTACGCAAGAGCAGGATAAACAAAACATGATGGATCAGCTCGGCATTAAGGCTTTGCGTCCGGGACCGAGCGGGGACGAAAAAGCGCCTAATCATGCCAATACAGATGAAGCATTGGCTAACCCGTACCCTAACCTTCCGGACCCGTTGGTGCTAAAGAACGGCAAAAAAGTGACTACGCCTGCCATGTGGTTCAACCAGCGCCGGCCTGAAATCGTAGAAGACTTTGAACGCGAAATGTATGGCCGTGTACCTAAAAGCACGCCCAAAGTCACCTGGACGGTTAAAACCATAGACCATGAAATGGTGGGGCGTGCGCCGGTTACTGTCAAAGAACTGGTCGCGCACGTGGACAATACTGAATATCCCCTGATAAACGTCAATATTACCATGACATTGGTCATGCCGGCCAACGCTAAAGGCCCCGTGCCGCTTTTAATGATGTTCAGTCCGGGCCGTTTCCCGGCACCATCACAGCCCAACCGCGACCAGGTGATAAAGATTAATGAAGCCTTAAAAGCAGTACTATTAAAAACCGACCCGTCTTTAAAGGCGGTGTTTGAAGAACACCCTTTGTACAATCCGTATACCGTGCCCGATCCTCCTAACCCCTTCGCCTTTGCGCGGCAGCCGGCACCTAAGATCAGCCCAAATATCCCAGGTGTGGCCGGGGAAAATTATGACCAGCCTTCGACTGATCAGCTGATCGCTGATGGATGGGGTTACGCGCAAATCAATCCAAAAAGTATACAGGCAGATAATGGCGCGGAGACAACCCGGGGTATTATTGGATTAGTTAACAAAGGCCAGCCCCGAAAACCCGATGACTGGGGCGCATTGCGCGCCTGGGGATGGGGTGCCGGCCGTGGACTGGATTATTTGGAAACCAACGAACCTATGGTCGATGCCAAGCACGTGGGTATCGAGGGCGTTTCGCGTTATGGTAAAGCCGCATTGGTAACCATGGCTTATGACCAGCGTTTTTATATGGTACTGGTTGGTTCATCCGGCGAGGGCGGCGCGAAACTTAGCCGCCGCAACTGGGGCGAAATGGTAGAAAGCCTTAGCGGTGGCGCGCATTACTGGATGGCAGGTAATTTTATGAAATATGCGGCGGCAGAATCTAAATTTGGCAGTATGAATCCAGGTGATCTACCGGTTGACGCCCATGAATTGATCGCCCTTTGTGCGCCTCGCCTTACTTTTATCAGTTACGGTATCCCTGGAAAAGGCGATGCGCACTGGCTTGACCACCAGGGCAGCTATATGGCAACGGTCGCTGCGGGATCTGTATTTAAGCTGTTAGGCGTAAAAGATATAGGTGTATCAAACGACTACCATACCGAAAAAATGCCGCCGGTAAATACAGGCTTGCTTGACGGACAGTTAGCCTGGCGCCAGCACGACCAGGGGCATGAGGATCATGCCAATATGAAATATTTTATTGCTTGGGCAGATAAAAACATGAACCGCACGTCCGTAGCAGCCAATACTGCCCGCTAA
- a CDS encoding GH35 family beta-galactosidase: MIRIRSLIVVAAVCCLFNANAQTPDMPRLVKKGNYFQLLVDHKPYLILGGELGNSSASSKTYMKPIWAKLKKMNLNTVIVPVYWELMEPEEGKFNFTLVDYHIKAARENHLKLVLLWFGSWKNSMSCYAPRWVKTNEARFPRTKDKIGKPQEILTPFNKDNLKADKSAFVKLMQHLKKTDVQHTVIAVQVENEIGMLPNARSYDDAANRSFQQAVPAQFMNYLQKNKEILLPEIKAIWQRNGYKTAGNWEDIFGKGLVTDEIFTAWYFAVYVNEITSAGKAQYHLPMYLNAALNRPNVDPGAYPSGGPLPHIMDIWKAGAPAIDILAPDFYFPNFQHWADLYTRTANPLFIPEIKFERGDDAKAFFAFGNYNCLSFSPFSIESTETPQKEPIGKAYHILGQLTPLIAKYAPMGTVKGFLFDKDSVTKKVKLGNYLLTIKHEYALGWSPGSKDDTWPQTGGIIICVAPDEFYVAGTGIVVTYEPLGNSKKAGLLSVDEGHFKLSKWIPGRIMNGDQDHQGRHVRIPVYEYNIQHVKAYTY, from the coding sequence ATGATTAGAATTAGATCTTTAATAGTAGTGGCTGCCGTTTGCTGCCTGTTTAATGCAAATGCGCAAACACCTGATATGCCGAGGCTGGTAAAAAAGGGCAATTATTTTCAGCTGTTGGTTGATCATAAACCCTACCTTATTTTGGGTGGTGAGTTGGGCAATTCAAGCGCATCGAGCAAAACTTATATGAAACCCATATGGGCTAAGCTGAAAAAGATGAATTTAAACACCGTTATCGTCCCGGTTTATTGGGAACTGATGGAGCCGGAGGAAGGAAAGTTTAATTTCACACTGGTTGATTACCATATCAAAGCTGCCCGCGAAAACCATTTGAAACTGGTACTACTCTGGTTTGGTTCCTGGAAAAACAGTATGTCGTGTTATGCTCCCAGGTGGGTTAAAACTAACGAAGCCCGTTTTCCAAGAACAAAAGATAAAATAGGCAAACCGCAGGAGATACTGACGCCTTTCAACAAAGACAATCTCAAAGCAGATAAAAGCGCTTTTGTTAAACTGATGCAGCATTTAAAAAAAACGGATGTACAACATACCGTTATCGCAGTTCAGGTCGAAAATGAAATAGGGATGTTACCGAATGCGCGCAGTTATGACGATGCCGCTAACCGTTCTTTTCAGCAAGCGGTACCTGCACAGTTTATGAACTATCTTCAAAAAAACAAGGAGATATTACTGCCCGAAATTAAAGCTATCTGGCAACGAAATGGCTATAAAACGGCAGGCAATTGGGAAGATATATTTGGCAAAGGGCTGGTTACGGATGAAATATTTACAGCATGGTATTTTGCTGTTTATGTCAATGAGATTACATCGGCGGGTAAGGCTCAATATCATTTGCCTATGTACTTAAATGCCGCGCTTAACCGACCCAATGTTGACCCGGGTGCGTATCCAAGCGGCGGCCCCCTCCCGCATATCATGGATATCTGGAAAGCAGGCGCACCGGCTATTGATATATTAGCGCCCGACTTTTATTTTCCCAATTTCCAGCATTGGGCAGACCTGTACACCCGTACCGCCAACCCTTTATTTATCCCCGAAATAAAATTTGAAAGAGGCGATGATGCAAAAGCGTTTTTCGCGTTTGGAAATTATAATTGCCTTTCATTTTCTCCTTTTTCTATTGAATCTACCGAAACGCCGCAAAAAGAGCCGATTGGCAAAGCCTACCACATCTTAGGACAATTAACCCCGTTGATTGCAAAATACGCCCCAATGGGCACCGTAAAAGGCTTCTTGTTTGATAAAGATTCGGTTACAAAAAAGGTTAAACTGGGCAACTATCTACTGACGATTAAGCATGAGTATGCGCTGGGCTGGTCGCCAGGGTCTAAGGACGATACCTGGCCGCAAACCGGGGGCATCATCATTTGCGTTGCGCCGGATGAATTTTATGTTGCCGGGACAGGCATCGTAGTTACTTATGAGCCGTTGGGTAATAGTAAAAAAGCCGGGTTATTAAGTGTAGATGAAGGGCATTTTAAACTTAGCAAATGGATCCCGGGCAGAATAATGAATGGCGATCAGGATCACCAGGGAAGGCATGTCCGGATACCTGTTTATGAGTATAACATCCAGCATGTAAAAGCATATACCTATTGA
- a CDS encoding SGNH/GDSL hydrolase family protein translates to MVYKFCAKLICFLLLAGISNAQTILNGDDPHIHCMGRVQLKDGKAQLQCSGTSAKSNFNSTSVKVLLNDEKGGNFFNVIVDDKVTKIILLDKSGRQYVLAENLPAGNHSVELFKRTEAENGKTCFNRFVLNTGAKLLAAPLTKKRRMEMYGNSITCGLAIADTVKGGNGDENNYLSYGGLTAKHFDEKYSCIARIGISIVVSWFAGIIADIYDRLDETDPNSKWDFSKYALDIVITDLGQNDLWIVKQPANEQYQAWFGATGATVDVIVNGYVGFINTIRSRYPKAKMIVGLGSMDASKEGSL, encoded by the coding sequence ATGGTGTATAAATTTTGCGCTAAGTTAATTTGCTTTCTACTGCTTGCAGGCATAAGTAATGCCCAGACTATCCTTAACGGTGATGATCCTCACATTCATTGTATGGGCCGTGTACAACTTAAAGACGGTAAGGCCCAATTGCAATGTTCAGGCACATCGGCCAAATCTAATTTCAATAGCACCAGCGTCAAAGTTTTGCTGAACGATGAAAAAGGCGGCAACTTTTTTAATGTTATAGTCGATGATAAGGTAACTAAGATCATCCTGCTGGATAAATCTGGGAGGCAATATGTTTTAGCGGAAAACCTTCCCGCAGGAAACCACTCGGTTGAATTATTTAAACGTACCGAAGCCGAAAATGGCAAGACCTGTTTTAACAGGTTTGTGCTGAATACGGGTGCAAAACTGCTGGCTGCCCCGTTGACAAAAAAACGTAGAATGGAAATGTATGGCAACTCCATTACATGCGGCCTCGCGATAGCTGATACGGTGAAAGGAGGGAACGGCGATGAAAACAACTATCTTTCTTATGGTGGGTTGACAGCCAAGCATTTTGACGAGAAGTATTCTTGCATTGCACGTATCGGAATAAGTATTGTGGTGAGCTGGTTCGCGGGAATTATCGCTGATATATATGACAGGCTGGATGAAACGGACCCAAATAGTAAATGGGATTTTTCTAAATATGCGCTCGATATTGTTATCACTGACCTCGGCCAAAATGATTTATGGATAGTGAAGCAGCCCGCTAACGAGCAGTATCAAGCATGGTTTGGCGCTACCGGGGCTACCGTGGATGTAATCGTTAACGGTTATGTTGGTTTTATAAATACTATCCGGAGCAGGTATCCTAAGGCTAAAATGATTGTAGGCTTAGGCAGCATGGATGCATCTAAAGAGGGATCTCTATGA